GCGCGGCGAACATCACCGTCGCGCCGAAATGGCGCGACAAGGCTTCGATCTCGTTCGGGTCGAAACCGCGCGAGGCCGGGAACACGTGCCGCCCACCCACCCGCACGAAGACGAAATTGTAGATGCCCGCGCCATGCGAGAAGGGGGCGGCATAGAGCGTCGCCTGCTCCTCGCCAGGCTGATCCACGTCCAGCGCATAGGCGAGCGTGGCGACCCGCATGTTCCAGTGAGTCAGCATCACGCCCTTGGGTCGCCCGGTCGTGCCGGAGGTGTAGAACAGCCAGGCGACGTCGTCGGATGCGACCTGCGCAGGAGTGTCGCCACCCTTGCCATGCGACGACAGCGCCCGCCATTGCGGCGAGCCGGTCGCGATCTCGACGCATCCCTGCGGCAGCTCGGCATTCGTCCCGACCTTGCCGTCATCGGACACCAGCAGTGCCGCGCCCGAATTCTCCACGATCCAGGCCGCCTCGCGCGGATGGAGCTTGTTGTTGATCGGCACGACGACGCCGCCGAACCACCAGATCGCGTAGAACAGCTCGATATAGGTGGGATCGTTCTTCATGAAGATGGCGACGCGGTCGCCTGCCTTCAGCCCATGCGCCGCCTGTAATCCCGCCGCCAGTTCCTTCGCGCGCGCGGCGAACTGCGCGTAGGTCGCGTAGAGCCGCGTCCCCTCGAAGATCGCCGGCGCATCGGGTTTCGCGCGCGCAGTCGCGTTCAGCCAGTCCGCAAGGTTCATGCCGTCTCTCCCGATCAGACTTCGCGACCTTCCATCAGCCGCAGCGGCGTGTAGGTGATGACGGTCTCTCCACGCTGATTGACCACGCTGTTGCGCGTGCGCACAAGACCTCGCCCGCCCTTGCTGGCGGGGCGAACCTCCATCACCTCGATCTCGACATGGATCGTGTCGCCCTGCAGCACCGGGCCTGACACGTTGAGTTCCATGTGCAGGAAGGCGAGGCCGGTGCCCTGCGCGGTCGCGTTCAGCGTCAGCCCCTCCGCCAGCGCGTAGACGAGGGCCGCAGGCGCGGGCCGACCCGGGATCGCCGAATGGCTGGCCCGGTATTCCGCGTCCACGAACAGCGATTCCAGCATTCCAGCACAGGAGATGAAGTTGACGATATCGGTATCGGTGATCGTCCTCCCGAATGTGCGGAACCGCTGCCCGACCTCGAGATCGTTCCAGCGAAATCCCTCTCCAAGTAACTTCATGTTCCTGCTCCTCGTGATGGCATGGTTGGCGGCGGCAGCGCCTGGGGGTTCTGAAGCCGGCCGGACATCCAGAACGGCGTGCAGGCGACCAGAATGCTGACGCCCGAAAAGATGAAAGCGGCGCGGTAATCTCCCGTCAGATCGTGCAGGAACCCCGACATCCACGAGCCGAAGGCCGAGCCGAACGACATGGTCATGAAGATCGCACCAAAGATCGAGGCGACGGCACCCTGGGCGAAGATGCGTGCCGTGAGTGTCGAGATGATGGGCCCCCGCGCGCCCTGGCTGACGCCGAAGGCGATGACGTAGATCAGGATCAGAAGCGAACTCGCGACGACCGAAAAAGCCAGGAGCGCCGCCACGCCGACGAAAGTCCCGACAAACGACAAGGTGGCGGCGAAGCGGTTGCCGTAGCGCGCGCACAGCCAGCCGGAAAACACCACACCGAAGATCGACAGCATTCCCGACGCACCGAAGGTGAGCGCCGCCTCGATCGGCGGATAGCCCTGATCGACCAGATAGGCCACGGTCTGCACCACGACGCTGTAGACGCCGCAGGCGGTGAAGAAGAAGACCTGCACCAGAAGCCAGAACTCGCGCGTCCGCAGCGCCGTGGCGATGCGCCAGCCATTGGTCCGCGACACCGCAACGGCCGGTTCCTCCGCCATGGGATCGACCGCCGGCTTCCTGCCTTGTCCCTCGGCGATGCGGCCCCATGGCAGCAGCAGGAGCGGCGTCATGCCGATCAGCACCAGCGCGATCAGGCGATAGGTGTCGCGCCAGCCATAGGCG
This portion of the Mesorhizobium sp. CAU 1732 genome encodes:
- a CDS encoding MaoC family dehydratase N-terminal domain-containing protein produces the protein MKLLGEGFRWNDLEVGQRFRTFGRTITDTDIVNFISCAGMLESLFVDAEYRASHSAIPGRPAPAALVYALAEGLTLNATAQGTGLAFLHMELNVSGPVLQGDTIHVEIEVMEVRPASKGGRGLVRTRNSVVNQRGETVITYTPLRLMEGREV
- a CDS encoding MFS transporter, translating into MTSQTAPDDKVSRNHLMMAGLVVTMGFLFNFVARGVVDTFMVFMLPLEAEFGWSRSTLTGVYSVYLLTVGLMAPLSGMMLDRWGPRVTYGLGLATMIGAMWAASTTTALWHIYLFIGGFCGVAASALGMVPAAALIGRWFDRNMSLAIAIAYAGFGSGILVIVPLAQAGIDAYGWRDTYRLIALVLIGMTPLLLLPWGRIAEGQGRKPAVDPMAEEPAVAVSRTNGWRIATALRTREFWLLVQVFFFTACGVYSVVVQTVAYLVDQGYPPIEAALTFGASGMLSIFGVVFSGWLCARYGNRFAATLSFVGTFVGVAALLAFSVVASSLLILIYVIAFGVSQGARGPIISTLTARIFAQGAVASIFGAIFMTMSFGSAFGSWMSGFLHDLTGDYRAAFIFSGVSILVACTPFWMSGRLQNPQALPPPTMPSRGAGT